A genomic stretch from Lathyrus oleraceus cultivar Zhongwan6 chromosome 2, CAAS_Psat_ZW6_1.0, whole genome shotgun sequence includes:
- the LOC127117519 gene encoding uncharacterized protein LOC127117519, with the protein MEENKEEALKAIEIAEKRFSQRDFEGAKNYALKAKTLCPELDGVSQMVATFEVYFASEFRHNGKLDYYSVLGLKPTADEAAVKRKYKKLAVLLHPDKNKCVGADGAFKLVSEAWTCLDNAMRSSYDLKRNFSSVVQATGYNCSNMPPTSCSKLDTFWTICTACKVQYEYMRKYVNKKLSCKNCRGVFIAVETGAAPANGSFPYQPVPYVPGNGYGNQSIDGVTYAPSNAPYFNGNGVQGYHSGHGYEYVSNVSFQMGSAGYIHQNGSPTALPAGSVYQVNGNAKRGRPKVKPEVANGRHPMAETMVNINSHVSFSCNELQEVKLGRPDKKRKLTVGASFKNGFDEKGSKCASEAVVSNGNDCVGNSRLGQKLSSVNEVQIKHCFTPPAFDARKLLIEKARTVIRKKLEEMKLSSEAAALKEKEKVQLDVCQVKRQTCRKAPLNVSGIPFEHGKANPISITVPDSDFHDFDKDRTEECFQPKQIWALYDEEDGMPRLYCLIREVISVNPFKIHISYLNSKTDTEFGSVNWLESGFTKSCGNFRAWTSDIVDQVNIFSHVLSREKAGRGGCVRIYPRSGDIWAVYRNWSPDWNHSTPDKVRHEYDMVEVLYDYSEDLGVCVTPLIKLAGFKTVYKRNPDQSAERWIPRREMVRFSHQVPSWLLKGEESKLPDRCFDLDPAATPDELLHTAATEAKAL; encoded by the coding sequence ATGGAAGAAAATAAAGAGGAAGCGCTTAAGGCGATAGAGATTGCTGAGAAGAGATTTTCTCAGAGAGACTTTGAAGGTGCGAAAAACTATGCTTTAAAGGCTAAAACACTTTGTCCTGAGTTGGATGGTGTATCTCAAATGGTGGCGACGTTTGAAGTTTATTTTGCTTCTGAGTTCAGACATAATGGAAAGCTTGATTATTATTCGGTTCTTGGACTGAAACCAACTGCAGATGAAGCGGCTGTCAAGAGGAAGTACAAGAAGTTGGCAGTGTTGCTTCATCCAGATAAGAACAAATGTGTTGGAGCTGATGGGGCGTTTAAGCTTGTTTCCGAGGCGTGGACTTGTCTCGACAATGCTATGCGTAGCTCTTATGATCTCAAGAGAAATTTTTCTTCTGTTGTTCAGGCTACAGGTTATAACTGTTCCAATATGCCGCCGACGTCTTGTAGTAAACTCGACACCTTTTGGACAATCTGTACCGCTTGTAAGGTTCAGTATGAGTATATGCGCAAGTATGTGAATAAAAAACTCTCTTGTAAGAACTGCCGCGGTGTTTTTATTGCGGTTGAAACTGGTGCAGCCCCAGCAAATGGTTCATTTCCGTATCAACCTGTGCCATATGTGCCAGGAAATGGGTATGGAAATCAATCAATTGACGGAGTTACATATGCTCCGTCTAATGCCCCCTATTTTAATGGGAATGGAGTCCAAGGATACCATTCTGGACACGGTTACGAGTATGTTTCAAATGTTTCGTTTCAGATGGGCTCTGCTGGTTATATCCATCAAAACGGGTCACCTACTGCTCTACCTGCTGGTTCTGTTTATCAGGTCAATGGAAATGCAAAGAGGGGAAGACCAAAGGTCAAACCAGAAGTAGCTAATGGAAGGCATCCTATGGCAGAGACCATGGTCAACATAAACTCACATGTATCGTTCTCGTGTAATGAACTGCAAGAAGTTAAGCTTGGTAGACCTGACAAGAAACGTAAACTTACGGTGGGAGCCAGTTTCAAAAACGGATTTGATGAAAAAGGGTCAAAATGTGCTTCAGAAGCAGTAGTGTCAAATGGAAATGATTGCGTTGGAAATAGCAGACTTGGCCAGAAGCTTTCCAGTGTAAATGAAGTTCAAATCAAACACTGTTTCACTCCACCTGCATTTGACGCTAGAAAATTATTGATTGAGAAAGCCAGGACAGTAATTAGGAAGAAACTCGAAGAAATGAAGTTGTCATCCGAAGCTGCAGCTCtaaaagagaaagaaaaggtGCAACTTGATGTTTGTCAAGTCAAAAGACAGACATGTAGGAAAGCACCTCTGAATGTTTCTGGCATTCCATTTGAACACGGAAAAGCCAATCCGATCTCAATAACTGTCCCGGATTCTGACTTTCACGACTTCGACAAAGATAGGACAGAGGAATGTTTCCAGCCAAAGCAAATATGGGCCTTATATGATGAGGAAGACGGAATGCCGCGATTGTATTGTCTGATCCGCGAGGTTATATCTGTTAATCCTTTTAAGATCCATATCAGTTACTTAAATTCCAAAACTGATACTGAGTTTGGCTCAGTAAACTGGCTTGAATCAGGTTTTACCAAATCTTGCGGAAATTTCAGGGCTTGGACTTCAGATATTGTCGACCAAGTCAACATATTTTCTCATGTTCTAAGCCGCGAGAAGGCAGGCCGAGGTGGTTGTGTTCGCATATATCCAAGAAGTGGAGATATTTGGGCTGTTTATCGAAATTGGTCACCCGATTGGAACCACTCTACACCGGACAAAGTAAGGCATGAATATGACATGGTGGAGGTGCTGTATGATTACTCCGAGGATCTCGGTGTCTGTGTTACTCCCCTTATCAAGTTAGCTGGATTCAAAACAGTATACAAAAGGAATCCTGACCAAAGTGCCGAAAGATGGATACCGAGAAGAGAAATGGTACGTTTTTCACATCAAGTTCCTTCTTGGTTGCTGAAAGGGGAGGAAAGCAAATTGCCGGATCGGTGTTTTGATCTTGATCCAGCTGCAACTCCGGACGAGCTTCTTCATACTGCTGCTACAGAAGCAAAAGCTTTGTAG